A region from the Benincasa hispida cultivar B227 chromosome 12, ASM972705v1, whole genome shotgun sequence genome encodes:
- the LOC120068304 gene encoding naringenin,2-oxoglutarate 3-dioxygenase-like has translation MASFTDDHQIPVISLAGIDDDGRMPAVKKKIVEACEAWGIFLMVDHGIDPKLIADMIRLTTEFYYLPREEKLRFDMSSGKRGGFMISTRRKGEVEDWREVVTFFTYPSRDRNYSEWPDKPEDWIGTTKEFSEKLMDLASKILEVLSEAMDLEKGALKKACGELNQKILTNFYPKCSNSDLELGLPRHTDPGTITILLQDQVGGLQATKDGAKSWINIPPMEGAFVVNIGDHGHYLSNGRFKSADHRALANSKSNRLSIATFQYPAPEAIVYPLKVEEGEKPVIENPISFQEMYKKKMSKEPVLAMFNHKGLNKSKP, from the exons ATGGCCAGTTTTACCGACGATCATCAAATCCCAGTCATTTCCCTTGCCGGAATCGACGATGACGGCCGCATGCCCGCGGTGAAGAAGAAGATCGTGGAGGCGTGCGAAGCGTGGGGAATATTCCTGATGGTTGACCACGGCATTGACCCCAAACTTATTGCCGACATGATTCGTCTGACCACTGAGTTTTACTATTTGCCACGGGAAGAGAAGCTCCGATTCGACATGTCGTCCGGCAAGAGAGGCGGATTCATGATCTCCACTCGACGAAAG GGAGAAGTAGAAGATTGGAGGGAAGTGGTAACGTTCTTTACGTATCCGAGTAGAGATCGGAACTACTCGGAGTGGCCGGACAAGCCGGAGGACTGGATTGGGACAACGAAGGAATTTAGTGAAAAGTTGATGGATTTAGCTTCGAAAATATTGGAAGTGTTGTCGGAAGCCATGGATCTGGAGAAGGGAGCTCTGAAGAAAGCATGTGGAGAGTTGAATCAAAAGATTTTGACTAATTTTTACCCCAAATGTTCCAACTCCGATCTCGAGCTCGGACTCCCTCGACACACCGACCCTGGAACCATTACCATATTATTACAG GATCAAGTAGGTGGTCTACAAGCTACCAAAGATGGGGCCAAATCATGGATCAACATCCCACCCATGGAAGGAGCTTTTGTAGTCAACATTGGGGACCATGGTCAT TATCTTAGCAATGGGAGGTTCAAGAGTGCGGATCATAGAGCATTGGCGAACTCAAAGAGCAATAGATTGTCAATAGCTACGTTTCAATATCCAGCACCAGAAGCCATTGTTTATCCATTGAAAGTCGAGGAAGGGGAGAAGCCAGTGATCGAGAATCCCATTAGCTTTCAAGAGATgtacaagaagaagatgagcaaAGAACCTGTTCTTGCAATGTTTAATCATAAAGGACTCAACAAATCCAAACCCTAA